The following coding sequences lie in one Alloacidobacterium dinghuense genomic window:
- a CDS encoding alpha/beta hydrolase: protein MGYSIKPMRGVRGISQSLCIVLSLLTCGVLSAQNQEQRVRNIVLVHGAWADGSGWKGVYDILAKDGYHVSIVQEPETSFQDDVTAVKRVLAMQDGPCVLVGHSYGGAVITEAGTDPSVLGLVYIAAHMPDAGEKESDDGKRYPSDLAKSGAIKKTPDGFTYINPVQFHELFAADLSDDRAAFMARSQVLNFADNFSATITTAAWRTKPSWMLVAGSDRTINPDLERWYAKRANSHTVEVAGASHSVYVSHPQEVADVIESATRAVSK, encoded by the coding sequence ATGGGTTATTCAATAAAGCCTATGCGAGGAGTACGAGGAATCTCTCAGTCCCTTTGCATCGTTTTATCGCTGTTGACCTGCGGCGTACTGTCTGCGCAAAACCAAGAGCAGCGCGTCCGGAATATTGTTCTGGTTCACGGCGCCTGGGCCGATGGTTCTGGCTGGAAAGGCGTCTACGACATTCTCGCCAAGGACGGCTACCACGTCAGCATTGTCCAAGAGCCAGAGACATCCTTCCAGGACGATGTAACTGCCGTGAAGCGTGTCCTCGCAATGCAAGACGGGCCGTGCGTTCTTGTTGGGCACAGCTATGGCGGAGCTGTGATTACGGAAGCAGGCACGGATCCATCGGTTCTGGGCTTGGTGTATATCGCGGCCCACATGCCGGATGCCGGCGAGAAAGAGTCAGACGACGGAAAGCGATACCCGAGCGATCTCGCCAAATCGGGCGCTATTAAGAAAACGCCTGATGGCTTCACATATATCAACCCTGTGCAATTTCATGAATTGTTCGCGGCTGACCTTTCCGATGATCGGGCCGCATTCATGGCGCGCTCGCAGGTGCTCAACTTTGCGGACAATTTCTCAGCGACGATCACCACAGCTGCCTGGAGAACTAAGCCGAGCTGGATGCTAGTGGCGGGAAGCGATCGCACTATCAATCCGGATTTGGAACGTTGGTATGCCAAACGGGCTAACAGCCATACGGTCGAAGTCGCAGGCGCCAGCCACTCAGTCTACGTCTCACATCCTCAGGAAGTTGCAGATGTAATTGAAAGTGCAACACGTGCCGTCTCGAAATAA
- a CDS encoding MBL fold metallo-hydrolase encodes MFSYSTRLAGSALLAHVFSTRLLGASVSGYPQQEPSPDLLADMRAKFNAAPLQIQRLGEDVTMLSGPGGSVVVLNGPDGKFVVDTFVAPAWPRLKEALDGLGNAPVQCVIDTHWHFDHTDNNAHLHAAGATVLAHENTTKRMSESHDLPVLYRAANGALAGLHFDPSPAGALPQQTFATSYKLQANGETLALQHVPPAHTDTDIYVHFEKANVIQMGDLFFNWMYPYIDPSTGGKITGTIAAADRILSLADKDTKIVAGHGPLGNKADLTRFREMLVTSRDRIEKLNSAGKPAQEAVAEKPFADLDAIWGKGIINSDQWVQIVYLTL; translated from the coding sequence ATGTTTTCGTATTCAACCAGGCTGGCAGGCAGCGCTCTCCTGGCGCACGTCTTTTCCACCAGACTACTCGGCGCCTCCGTCTCGGGCTACCCGCAACAAGAGCCTTCGCCGGACCTGCTCGCGGATATGCGCGCTAAGTTCAACGCCGCTCCCCTCCAAATCCAGAGGCTTGGTGAAGATGTCACGATGCTCTCCGGCCCCGGCGGAAGCGTGGTCGTCCTCAACGGCCCCGACGGCAAATTCGTCGTGGACACTTTCGTTGCGCCAGCCTGGCCCCGGCTCAAAGAGGCTCTCGATGGCCTGGGCAACGCGCCAGTGCAATGCGTCATTGATACCCACTGGCATTTCGACCACACCGATAACAATGCGCATCTTCATGCCGCTGGAGCCACGGTCCTTGCGCACGAAAACACGACAAAGCGCATGTCGGAGTCGCACGATCTGCCGGTCTTATATAGAGCAGCAAACGGTGCACTCGCCGGCCTGCATTTCGACCCTTCGCCAGCAGGGGCCTTGCCGCAGCAAACCTTCGCCACAAGTTACAAGCTGCAAGCCAATGGGGAAACGCTCGCGCTGCAACACGTTCCTCCCGCGCATACAGACACCGACATCTACGTTCATTTTGAAAAGGCCAACGTGATTCAGATGGGCGATCTGTTTTTCAACTGGATGTATCCCTACATCGACCCCAGTACCGGCGGCAAAATCACCGGCACGATTGCCGCTGCCGACAGAATCTTATCGCTGGCCGACAAGGATACCAAGATTGTTGCGGGACACGGCCCGCTCGGCAACAAAGCGGACCTCACGAGATTTCGGGAAATGCTGGTGACTTCGCGCGATCGGATTGAGAAATTGAACTCTGCGGGAAAACCCGCCCAAGAGGCTGTCGCAGAAAAGCCCTTCGCCGATCTCGACGCCATCTGGGGCAAAGGCATCATCAACAGCGACCAGTGGGTGCAAATTGTTTATCTGACCCTTTGA
- a CDS encoding LysR family transcriptional regulator yields MEMRQIESFLSLAATLHFGKSSQELHLSQPALSLQIKALEEELGVRLFDRNRQRTLLTDAGAAFREDATAAMERLAEAKKRATLTARGKIGVIRLGFISTAGYEIVPRLVRHYRKENPNVEFSLRNVLTHDQMKMLNEGTLDVGFLRIPLEASPHLDLTPIHREPFVVAVPAAHPLARVKQLRLRQLAGQPFVMYERRFAPGYYDQIASILTRAGIVPEVVQSAGEMPTLVSLVDSGLGIAVLPQSALTRKPDGVRVCTILDRIPPSQIALVSARHTHSMTVRQFVAFAKKNLTTEMIGQDP; encoded by the coding sequence ATGGAAATGCGGCAAATCGAGTCGTTTCTGTCATTGGCGGCGACGCTCCACTTTGGTAAGAGTTCCCAAGAACTTCATCTGAGTCAGCCTGCCCTGAGCCTGCAGATCAAGGCGCTGGAAGAGGAACTAGGGGTCAGGCTTTTTGATCGCAACCGGCAACGGACCCTACTGACAGATGCCGGCGCGGCATTTCGGGAGGATGCCACCGCAGCCATGGAACGTCTAGCAGAGGCTAAGAAACGTGCCACGCTGACTGCTCGCGGCAAAATCGGCGTAATCCGGTTGGGATTCATCTCCACAGCCGGATACGAGATCGTTCCGCGTCTGGTGCGCCACTATCGAAAGGAGAATCCCAACGTTGAGTTCTCCCTGCGAAACGTGCTGACTCACGATCAGATGAAGATGTTGAACGAGGGCACGCTCGATGTCGGCTTTCTGCGGATTCCGCTCGAGGCTTCTCCGCATCTCGACCTGACACCGATTCATCGCGAACCGTTTGTCGTGGCGGTTCCCGCGGCACACCCCCTTGCCAGGGTGAAGCAACTTCGGCTGCGCCAGCTCGCAGGACAGCCTTTTGTCATGTATGAACGCCGCTTTGCGCCGGGCTATTATGACCAGATCGCCAGCATCCTCACCCGGGCAGGTATCGTGCCGGAGGTTGTGCAGTCCGCAGGTGAGATGCCCACTCTTGTTTCCTTGGTTGATTCAGGGCTGGGAATCGCGGTTTTGCCGCAATCTGCGTTGACGCGAAAGCCAGACGGGGTCAGGGTCTGTACAATTCTCGACCGAATTCCACCTTCCCAGATCGCACTTGTCTCCGCAAGGCACACCCACAGCATGACAGTTCGCCAATTCGTTGCCTTTGCAAAGAAGAATCTTACGACGGAGATGATTGGCCAAGATCCATGA
- a CDS encoding IS110 family transposase, translated as MHQEGRIGSTRTELDAWIRTLPQPRTMAMEATIFSGWIYDHLRPHAEKVKVAHPLMLRAIAAAKKKNDTIDASRIADCLRCDFLPERHMASTEIRDRRRTLRYRNLVMQQMAQMKNRVSGLHMESGVSYDKLRLHRMAYFDELLSTNEEVRDNIRPLLKICRQQIDRAIRLDSTLLRTLERDPLLRDRLKRLRTIPGVGPITALTWVLEVGDTSRFLREENKNIEIIRCAGCQVLQ; from the coding sequence GTGCATCAGGAAGGCAGGATCGGATCGACGCGGACCGAGTTGGATGCGTGGATCAGAACCCTTCCACAACCGCGCACGATGGCGATGGAAGCGACGATCTTCAGCGGCTGGATTTATGACCATCTGCGGCCGCACGCAGAGAAGGTGAAGGTCGCGCATCCGCTGATGCTGCGAGCGATCGCCGCGGCCAAGAAGAAGAACGACACGATCGATGCCAGCAGGATCGCCGACTGCCTGCGATGCGATTTCCTGCCCGAGCGCCATATGGCTTCCACGGAGATCCGGGACCGGCGCCGTACCTTGCGCTACCGAAACCTGGTGATGCAGCAGATGGCGCAAATGAAGAACCGAGTATCGGGGTTGCACATGGAAAGCGGGGTCAGCTATGACAAGCTTCGATTGCACCGCATGGCTTACTTCGACGAGTTGCTTTCCACCAACGAAGAAGTGAGAGACAACATACGGCCACTACTGAAGATTTGCCGCCAACAGATCGATCGTGCGATCCGCCTGGACTCGACATTGCTTCGCACGCTGGAGCGGGATCCTCTGCTGCGTGATCGGTTGAAGCGGCTCAGAACTATCCCTGGAGTCGGCCCGATCACAGCCTTGACCTGGGTGCTCGAGGTGGGCGATACATCTCGTTTCCTCAGAGAGGAAAACAAAAACATCGAGATAATTCGGTGCGCAGGCTGCCAGGTCCTGCAGTAA
- a CDS encoding transposase: MPRSANAQPKRPSGTKKRIYQRAGNEPAFDLKSELYRIAGVDLTDVPGLSTLTAHTIIMEIGPDVSRFRNASAFGSWLGLCPEKKVSGGKVLHSQTRHVKNRAAIALRLGAQCLYHANNHLGEFYRKAKWRLGAPAAVTATAHKLARIVYHLLSTKQPYTEEVFQRADIASRTRAENRLRQQAAALGFYLAPATGTTL; the protein is encoded by the coding sequence ATGCCTAGATCGGCGAATGCGCAACCGAAACGACCTTCTGGGACGAAGAAGCGTATATACCAGCGAGCCGGAAACGAGCCGGCATTCGATCTCAAGTCCGAACTGTATCGAATCGCTGGGGTCGACCTTACGGACGTACCTGGGCTTAGCACCCTGACAGCACACACAATCATCATGGAAATCGGACCCGACGTTTCGCGTTTTAGAAATGCATCTGCGTTTGGATCTTGGTTAGGACTGTGCCCGGAAAAGAAGGTCAGCGGAGGCAAGGTCCTCCACTCGCAAACGAGGCACGTAAAGAACAGGGCTGCCATCGCTCTCCGTCTCGGAGCACAGTGCCTATATCACGCCAACAACCATCTCGGCGAATTTTATCGGAAGGCCAAATGGAGATTGGGGGCGCCTGCCGCGGTTACTGCCACGGCCCACAAGCTCGCACGCATCGTCTACCACCTTCTCTCAACGAAGCAGCCCTATACCGAAGAGGTCTTCCAGAGGGCCGACATCGCATCAAGAACTCGCGCCGAAAATCGACTTCGACAACAAGCTGCTGCACTGGGCTTCTACTTGGCCCCTGCAACAGGTACAACACTTTAG
- a CDS encoding TonB-dependent receptor domain-containing protein, whose amino-acid sequence MRSTAWRVTKSVQEAGKALNTYWLLAPLITCLLLLDSPPCSHAQVLSGITGTITDATGNFIDGANVTAINTATGVTSHTVTTSSGTYLITDLIPGVYSVRIEMPGFQTHIVTGVIIEPGGRKITVDGALKIGRAEEVVEVTAPLITLETEMPELGTTIEHAFIEELPIEMGQNQISTNRGRRIDSFIFLTPGVTGGEFSHRINGGVDFANEVTFNGLPLVKDETPGFQEIINPPYEMVDEARVISSVFSPQYGLGQGVAAFQFASGTNELHGSAFEVMRNSSFDAPGAYPNLDANGNKITPADHEHNFGFSLGGPVFIPRVYNGKNKTFFHIDFEWYRLNQGTTQLGTVPTDAMRNGDFSNDFFFNTLPTGQVVPQQIQIYVPQAWANNPSLIPPGCSLAAHGYVPGQQFPGNKIDPSCFSPISQQILALIPHSNNPRTPNPNQNNIFTGVSSFPTREFEPGFSIDHNLTEAQKIHGSYWRAPYTSYIPGFSFPADNPLTQLAILTTYGMGIILNYSNAIRSNLVTTVGAFFEKDDNDLPPAPATIQADAFPSIVANGSQTPQFTFNANNSAPKALTTFGNVSFALQHGKGLSVANNWIYTQGRHTWNFGAEFRHSTQHVFGQNCVCNGTLSFNSNTTSNNDPNISDLLNINTTGSAFASFLLGNVDSVLRSNAALGKLRNFAVSPYVLDNIKLSPHLTVDAGLRWDILIPFTSVGSGPAAQVNFFDPNEPNPGAIGTVTGQPLRGAISLLGTCSNCAGYDRANIHWDNFGPRLGLAYQLSQKTVLLSGYAVSFLIGGAYDYGDTKVGDDLTGLLAGSLPSSYTTSGYPGPGAGQWDTSSSFPLPFPPPIPFSPTLCNGLSTNQCVNFFSRDPGKYPYSESWNAGIQRELPWNLLLSVSYVGNRGVHLPSGLQPWNQLNPDLLNLCANDGGASNCVLGDSWTCTTQTLDSNGNPAFPCPAPVPAQTVLQRLGYGKDSNRFNSVYQNFSNDYGQSVPLLNALVPYPQYRGAIHNSFETQGRSSYNALQAQVQKRFADGLGFLVNYTLSHSMTTSGFGFGAFAVQALNKYNLASEYTIAGYDQTHFVNISGVYELPVGPGKKLLSDGGFIKKNLAGGWQVSGILQYQSGSPLGVSASGNPLNNGFNRANAVPGIEPVISWKNVDKTDTSGNPLPVLNPKAFSDPGPWVPGNAPRLLESLRLPPTYNENIALAKKFFLGDRIQAELRMEFFNILNRVIRSCMPDTNISDGGFGLAPQQCQSNLPRQGQAYFRISF is encoded by the coding sequence ATGCGGTCAACCGCATGGCGCGTGACGAAGTCTGTACAGGAAGCGGGGAAAGCGCTCAATACATACTGGCTCTTAGCTCCTCTAATCACCTGTCTCTTGCTATTGGATTCTCCGCCCTGCTCGCATGCCCAAGTACTAAGTGGTATTACAGGTACAATTACCGATGCTACTGGGAACTTCATTGACGGCGCGAACGTCACCGCAATCAATACTGCCACAGGGGTAACGAGCCATACTGTCACCACGTCGTCCGGCACTTACCTAATCACAGACCTGATCCCGGGCGTTTATTCGGTAAGGATTGAGATGCCGGGATTCCAAACCCACATCGTGACTGGCGTCATTATAGAGCCCGGCGGCAGAAAGATCACGGTAGATGGTGCGCTCAAAATAGGCAGAGCAGAAGAGGTGGTAGAGGTCACGGCACCCTTGATCACGCTCGAAACTGAGATGCCCGAACTCGGTACCACGATCGAGCATGCATTCATTGAGGAGCTTCCCATTGAAATGGGCCAGAATCAGATTTCCACGAACCGCGGACGCCGCATCGACTCGTTTATATTTCTGACTCCCGGTGTGACGGGCGGCGAGTTCAGTCACCGGATCAACGGCGGGGTTGATTTCGCGAACGAAGTAACATTCAACGGATTGCCTTTAGTAAAAGACGAAACTCCAGGATTTCAGGAGATCATCAATCCACCCTATGAAATGGTAGACGAGGCTCGCGTTATCTCTTCGGTTTTCTCACCTCAGTATGGGCTCGGACAAGGTGTCGCAGCCTTCCAGTTTGCTTCGGGAACAAACGAATTGCATGGCTCCGCCTTTGAGGTCATGCGCAACAGCTCCTTCGATGCTCCGGGTGCCTACCCGAATCTTGATGCAAACGGAAACAAAATCACGCCGGCTGACCACGAGCACAACTTCGGTTTCTCGTTGGGCGGTCCCGTCTTCATTCCCAGGGTCTACAACGGAAAAAACAAGACTTTTTTCCACATTGATTTTGAATGGTATCGCTTGAACCAAGGCACAACGCAACTTGGAACAGTACCTACAGATGCCATGAGAAATGGCGATTTCAGCAATGACTTCTTCTTCAATACCCTTCCAACTGGTCAGGTTGTGCCACAACAGATACAGATCTACGTCCCACAGGCTTGGGCCAACAATCCTTCCTTAATACCTCCGGGGTGCAGCCTTGCCGCTCACGGTTATGTTCCGGGACAGCAGTTTCCCGGCAACAAGATCGATCCAAGTTGCTTCAGTCCAATCTCGCAGCAAATTCTGGCGCTCATTCCTCACTCCAATAATCCTCGAACTCCGAACCCAAACCAAAACAACATTTTTACAGGGGTCTCGAGTTTTCCCACGCGCGAATTCGAGCCCGGCTTCTCGATTGATCACAACCTGACGGAGGCGCAGAAAATTCATGGGTCTTATTGGCGGGCTCCTTATACGTCTTACATACCGGGCTTTTCGTTCCCCGCCGATAATCCGCTCACGCAATTGGCAATTCTGACTACATACGGCATGGGAATTATTCTGAATTATTCCAATGCGATCAGGAGCAACCTGGTAACAACAGTCGGAGCGTTCTTTGAGAAGGACGACAACGACCTGCCTCCCGCGCCTGCCACAATACAAGCTGACGCCTTTCCATCCATTGTCGCGAACGGCAGCCAGACTCCACAGTTCACCTTCAATGCCAATAACAGTGCGCCAAAGGCGCTCACCACATTTGGGAATGTATCGTTTGCGCTACAGCATGGAAAAGGTTTAAGTGTGGCCAATAACTGGATCTACACGCAAGGCCGTCATACCTGGAACTTTGGCGCAGAATTTCGCCATAGTACTCAGCATGTTTTCGGACAGAATTGTGTCTGTAACGGGACCCTCAGCTTTAACAGCAATACGACAAGCAACAATGATCCGAACATTTCCGACTTACTGAACATCAACACCACGGGAAGCGCATTTGCCAGCTTCCTTCTAGGCAATGTCGATTCGGTGCTCCGAAGTAATGCCGCCTTGGGCAAGTTGCGGAATTTCGCTGTTTCGCCATACGTACTCGACAACATCAAGCTATCGCCGCACCTAACAGTCGATGCAGGGCTGCGCTGGGACATCCTGATTCCGTTTACTTCCGTTGGATCTGGACCTGCGGCTCAGGTTAACTTTTTTGATCCAAACGAGCCCAATCCCGGGGCAATCGGGACGGTTACTGGTCAGCCGTTACGTGGAGCTATCAGTTTACTGGGAACCTGCTCAAACTGTGCGGGCTATGACCGGGCCAATATTCATTGGGACAATTTCGGGCCTCGTCTGGGCTTGGCCTATCAGTTGAGCCAGAAAACCGTGCTTCTGTCCGGTTATGCTGTAAGCTTCCTCATCGGCGGCGCTTACGATTATGGCGATACTAAGGTTGGGGACGACCTCACCGGTCTGCTCGCCGGTTCATTGCCATCTTCGTATACCACGTCCGGTTATCCTGGTCCGGGTGCGGGACAATGGGATACAAGCTCCAGTTTTCCGCTCCCGTTTCCTCCGCCCATCCCGTTCAGCCCGACCCTTTGTAATGGTCTCTCCACCAACCAGTGCGTCAACTTCTTTTCCCGCGATCCCGGAAAGTATCCCTACAGCGAGAGCTGGAATGCAGGTATCCAACGCGAACTACCGTGGAACCTGCTTCTTTCGGTGTCGTATGTCGGCAATAGAGGCGTCCATCTGCCATCCGGACTCCAACCATGGAATCAGCTCAATCCAGACTTACTAAATTTGTGTGCAAACGATGGCGGAGCCAGCAATTGCGTGCTGGGAGACAGCTGGACCTGCACCACGCAAACCCTTGACAGTAACGGCAACCCGGCGTTTCCATGCCCCGCGCCAGTTCCGGCTCAGACCGTGCTGCAGAGACTTGGCTACGGAAAAGACAGCAACCGCTTCAACAGCGTTTATCAGAATTTCTCGAATGATTACGGCCAATCCGTGCCATTGCTGAATGCGTTAGTGCCGTATCCGCAGTACCGCGGCGCCATTCACAACAGCTTCGAGACTCAAGGGCGTTCTTCGTATAACGCGTTACAAGCGCAAGTTCAGAAGAGGTTTGCCGACGGTCTAGGGTTTCTGGTTAACTACACGCTCTCGCATTCCATGACGACTTCTGGCTTCGGATTTGGCGCTTTTGCTGTTCAGGCCTTAAACAAATACAATCTCGCCTCGGAGTATACGATTGCCGGCTACGACCAGACCCACTTCGTGAACATCAGTGGCGTCTATGAATTGCCCGTTGGTCCCGGTAAGAAGCTTCTGAGTGACGGTGGTTTTATCAAGAAAAACCTGGCAGGTGGCTGGCAGGTGAGCGGCATCCTCCAATATCAGAGTGGCTCTCCATTAGGTGTCAGCGCTAGCGGCAATCCATTGAACAATGGCTTCAATCGCGCGAATGCCGTGCCCGGGATTGAGCCGGTTATTTCCTGGAAGAATGTCGATAAGACCGATACAAGCGGTAATCCTCTTCCAGTTCTAAATCCTAAAGCGTTTTCGGATCCTGGACCGTGGGTACCGGGTAATGCACCCCGCCTGCTGGAAAGCCTGCGGCTCCCCCCGACCTACAACGAGAACATTGCACTGGCCAAGAAGTTCTTCCTGGGCGACCGCATACAGGCCGAACTCAGAATGGAGTTCTTTAACATACTCAACCGCGTGATCAGGAGTTGCATGCCGGACACAAATATCAGCGATGGAGGCTTTGGTCTCGCTCCTCAACAATGCCAGTCGAATCTTCCACGGCAAGGGCAAGCGTATTTCCGTATAAGCTTTTGA
- a CDS encoding protein kinase domain-containing protein, with the protein MTPERWQMVRGILQSAMELPPGERAAFLDSKCSGDPSLRNDVDECLSIEGKLDPDFLESPAAHHVALVTATGNTMLAAETRLGPYEVQALLGAGGMGEVYRGRDIRLNRTVAIKVIPHALSSDPFRQQRFEREARAISALQHPNICTLHDIGQQDGTHFLVMEHLEGETLAKRLQKGRLPLELTLHYAAEVADALDAAHRRGIVHRDLKPANIFLTLHGESKVLDFGLAKFAKTETDIPSDPTEEDRHGSSQTAFGREFSVEQSLSRTGIAMGTAGYMSPEQVRGEKVDSRTDLFSFGLVLFEMATGQRAFSGDTAAVVQDAILHRTLPPVSELNPELPVKLEGIIRKALEKDRESRYQTAAEMLAELKSISTAPGESSSSSHWALRAKTFIGGGLVLLLAAISFLWWKYSHLSPPIEIKERKLTTSSSDNPIVGPQISGDGKYLAFGDNFGLQVRSLESGETRDMPNPAQFGDAHVSWSIRWFPDNARFLAVSQTSDDNSAGVITWEASVMGGVLHKVREDAFAWGVSPDGSSVAATNGTGRELWVMDADGRNPRKLLDAGENGAVMGVRWSPDGTKLLYQKRDASPRRSIEIRDLKSGDSHVVLSNPQIHGLYWLRDGRVVYVLEEDTEGVTCNFWVARIDQQTGAFASNARQLTHYSGFCVEDISATADSKKLVFTKRSNSAAVYVADVEAGGTRITPPRHLSLTEGTEYPNGWTADSREVVFTSNRDGKWGIYRQPLSGGAAQPVLVENTGEFGFPRTSPDGRWLLIERESPGSVGWAHHDLLRVPMTGGPEELIARDIRDLTSCAAPSIQLCAYAKEENNELTFTSFDPQLKQRRELGRFKMDPNFKGDYGWMLSPHATRIAINQAATGNIYVLNLKTQALQHIIVKHWNNLVSMDWAADGKGFFMCSLQPGAVLLHIDLHGNAHVLWEPNGKRIVWALHSPDGKHVAMPFFSDNVNVWMMENF; encoded by the coding sequence ATGACTCCGGAGCGCTGGCAGATGGTTCGCGGGATCCTGCAAAGCGCGATGGAATTGCCCCCGGGAGAGAGAGCTGCGTTTCTCGATAGCAAGTGTTCCGGTGATCCGTCGCTACGTAACGACGTCGATGAGTGCCTTTCCATCGAGGGCAAGTTGGATCCGGACTTTCTGGAGTCTCCGGCGGCACACCATGTCGCGCTGGTTACTGCTACGGGCAACACCATGCTGGCGGCGGAAACTCGACTCGGGCCCTACGAGGTTCAGGCTCTCCTGGGAGCGGGAGGCATGGGCGAGGTGTACCGCGGCCGAGATATACGGCTCAATCGCACCGTAGCTATAAAGGTAATCCCCCATGCGCTGTCATCCGATCCGTTTCGACAGCAGCGCTTCGAACGCGAGGCTAGGGCGATTTCGGCACTGCAGCATCCCAACATTTGCACCTTACATGACATCGGCCAGCAGGACGGAACGCACTTCCTGGTCATGGAGCACCTGGAAGGCGAGACGCTGGCGAAGCGATTGCAAAAAGGACGGCTCCCGCTCGAGTTGACGCTACACTATGCGGCCGAGGTTGCCGATGCGCTCGATGCCGCCCATCGGCGCGGCATCGTGCATCGCGATCTCAAGCCTGCGAATATATTCCTCACCCTTCATGGCGAATCCAAAGTACTGGACTTTGGGCTGGCGAAGTTTGCAAAGACTGAAACAGATATCCCATCCGACCCTACCGAGGAGGATCGGCATGGCAGTTCTCAGACGGCGTTCGGGCGCGAGTTTTCTGTTGAGCAAAGCCTAAGCCGTACTGGAATTGCGATGGGTACGGCCGGCTACATGTCGCCTGAACAGGTACGCGGCGAAAAGGTTGATTCCCGCACCGACCTGTTTTCGTTTGGCTTGGTCCTTTTTGAGATGGCGACTGGGCAGCGCGCGTTTAGCGGAGATACGGCAGCAGTTGTCCAGGATGCCATTCTTCATCGGACGTTGCCTCCCGTGAGCGAATTGAATCCCGAGTTGCCCGTTAAGCTCGAAGGAATTATTCGCAAAGCGCTGGAGAAAGACCGTGAGTCGCGGTACCAGACAGCAGCTGAGATGCTCGCAGAGCTGAAGAGCATCTCCACGGCCCCAGGCGAGTCTTCTTCATCATCCCATTGGGCACTGCGCGCGAAAACATTCATTGGCGGAGGATTGGTCCTTCTCTTAGCTGCCATTAGTTTCCTCTGGTGGAAGTACTCCCACCTTTCTCCTCCCATAGAAATCAAAGAGCGAAAGCTCACCACGAGTTCCAGCGACAACCCTATCGTCGGTCCGCAAATTTCAGGGGATGGAAAGTATCTTGCTTTTGGGGACAATTTCGGTCTTCAAGTTCGATCTCTCGAGAGCGGTGAAACTCGTGACATGCCTAACCCAGCGCAATTTGGAGATGCTCACGTATCTTGGAGCATTCGCTGGTTCCCAGACAACGCACGTTTTTTGGCAGTCTCGCAAACGAGTGATGATAATTCAGCTGGCGTGATTACATGGGAGGCGTCAGTAATGGGCGGTGTACTCCACAAAGTTCGTGAGGACGCGTTTGCCTGGGGTGTTTCTCCTGACGGTTCATCGGTCGCAGCGACCAACGGGACAGGGCGCGAACTGTGGGTGATGGACGCTGACGGCCGCAATCCGCGAAAACTGCTCGACGCAGGCGAGAATGGCGCTGTTATGGGGGTCCGGTGGTCGCCGGATGGAACAAAGTTACTTTACCAGAAGAGGGATGCGAGTCCTCGACGATCGATTGAGATTCGAGACCTCAAAAGCGGTGACAGTCACGTTGTGCTCTCTAATCCGCAAATTCACGGACTCTATTGGTTGCGCGACGGCCGTGTTGTGTATGTGCTGGAAGAGGACACCGAGGGCGTGACTTGCAACTTCTGGGTCGCGCGAATCGATCAACAGACTGGTGCATTCGCATCAAATGCCCGACAGCTTACTCATTACAGCGGCTTCTGCGTTGAGGACATCTCCGCAACCGCAGACAGCAAAAAGCTGGTCTTTACGAAACGATCAAATTCTGCTGCGGTTTATGTTGCTGATGTCGAAGCTGGAGGCACTCGGATTACCCCTCCAAGGCATTTGAGCCTGACAGAAGGTACGGAATACCCAAACGGATGGACGGCTGATAGCCGTGAAGTCGTCTTTACGTCGAACCGCGACGGGAAATGGGGCATTTATCGGCAGCCTTTGAGTGGGGGAGCAGCTCAGCCGGTGCTGGTAGAAAACACTGGCGAATTCGGATTTCCCCGGACGAGCCCCGATGGACGTTGGTTGCTGATTGAGCGTGAGTCTCCCGGCTCTGTCGGATGGGCCCACCACGACCTGCTTAGAGTGCCCATGACCGGAGGCCCAGAAGAACTGATTGCCAGAGACATTCGGGACCTAACTTCTTGTGCTGCTCCATCAATCCAGTTATGCGCGTATGCGAAGGAAGAGAATAACGAACTTACCTTTACGAGCTTCGATCCGCAACTCAAACAGAGGCGTGAATTAGGACGCTTCAAGATGGATCCCAACTTCAAGGGAGACTACGGTTGGATGCTGTCACCGCATGCCACTCGAATTGCCATCAACCAGGCAGCAACGGGGAACATCTACGTGCTCAACCTGAAGACCCAGGCACTGCAGCACATCATCGTCAAGCATTGGAACAATCTTGTGAGTATGGATTGGGCTGCGGACGGGAAGGGGTTCTTCATGTGCAGCCTTCAACCTGGAGCCGTTCTCCTCCACATTGATTTGCATGGCAATGCGCATGTGCTTTGGGAACCAAATGGCAAGCGAATCGTTTGGGCGTTACACTCGCCCGATGGTAAGCACGTAGCCATGCCATTTTTTTCCGACAACGTGAATGTTTGGATGATGGAGAATTTTTGA